Proteins encoded together in one Drosophila albomicans strain 15112-1751.03 chromosome 2R, ASM965048v2, whole genome shotgun sequence window:
- the LOC117575486 gene encoding dr1-associated corepressor homolog, with the protein NDYSRPPNNQPHNVAPVDDETHKRMVENFLRDTRQSQPSRHRQAARTSKRNRSRTPSPERKRKRSSPVIASQWDVERRSLSPLRDGDIWQAYRHMVDHSVRELNTSFEVYKSDPEEHPLYKDEWQKFWKRRKDELIASGINHRTYNYQGEWILFFNARLEELYNQDLENIKIKCRERLCLPMTNNELTDTKYHVNVADYLHEPEIEPLQEPAHIENTVEHRREPIEHRREPSPPKPKPKPREAREEVNVIHVLRLLTALEDYLGSLGPNITELLAKALQISKVHPDKVNSLILSPENCVVLETAKEKFTGLIISKMLEGNQERALKKAVNDTEALLEFAAELTAQGSNENEKTTENSSTAGPSLSNSYSNQEVAQKTKSTGSYKISDQFDKSELAAKLASSLISQGKTKINPEQLKQIIQVYSLIEQKKHQEPSSSTTNAGINSSSITFSSNTSERQQLLNLNPSEQNREQAYYFNSATQNRGSYNPNADTQNRDSFNSNPVAQNRESYNSSSAVPTRNQFNASSAQQNPKSKLPAQNQPFYNSNSNHDRQTFTNQNQFMNSNMTSDMQNMQTSSNYFSANMAQTNNTIFNKNTYGGNAMEYNNSDLPDQQYNQFNDSGQFNNNRNPSSMYANRTYPFGSSNNNTGDRRNWM; encoded by the coding sequence AATGACTATTCGCGTCCACCCAACAACCAACCACATAATGTTGCACCTGTCGATGATGAGACTCACAAACGAATGGTTGAAAATTTTCTAAGAGATACGCGACAATCTCAACCGTCACGCCATCGCCAGGCTGCTCGAACTTCGAAACGCAATCGATCCAGAACCCCATCCCcggagcgaaagagaaagcgTTCATCGCCGGTAATAGCATCTCAATGGGATGTGGAGCGTAGATCATTGTCCCCATTGCGAGACGGCGATATCTGGCAGGCTTATAGACATATGGTTGATCACAGTGTGCGTGAATTGAATACATCCTTTGAGGTATACAAATCAGATCCTGAGGAGCATCCGCTATACAAGGACgagtggcaaaaattttgGAAACGACGTAAAGATGAACTCATAGCCTCTGGCATTAACCACCGCACTTACAATTATCAAGGCGAATGGATTCTGTTCTTTAATGCTCGCTTGGAAGAACTGTACAATCAAGATCTTGAGAATATTAAGATTAAGTGCCGTGAAAGATTGTGTTTACCAATGACAAATAATGAATTGACTGACACCAAATATCACGTAAATGTCGCTGATTATCTTCATGAGCCCGAAATTGAGCCACTTCAGGAACCGGCCCACATTGAAAATACCGTGGAGCATCGTCGAGAACCCATTGAACATCGGCGAGAGCCAAGTCCCCCCAAACCCAAGCCAAAGCCCAGAGAGGCAAGAGAAGAAGTTAATGTAATTCATGTGCTTCGACTCTTAACAGCACTTGAAGATTACTTAGGAAGTTTAGGCCCCAACATTACGGAATTATTAGCCAAAGCTCTACAGATATCTAAGGTGCATCCAGACAAGGTTAACAGTTTGATTCTCTCTCCCGAAAATTGTGTCGTTTTGGAGACGGCAAAGGAAAAATTTACGGGTCTAATAATTTCCAAAATGCTGGAAGGCAATCAAGAGCGAGCACTGAAAAAGGCAGTCAACGATACTGAAGCATTGCTGGAGTTTGCTGCTGAATTGACGGCTCAAGGTTCAAATGAAAACGAGAAAACTACTGAAAACAGCAGTACCGCCGGACCCTCTCTGAGCAATTCTTACTCAAATCAGGAAGTTGCTCAAAAGACAAAGTCAACAGGATCATACAAAATATCAGATCAATTTGATAAATCCGAACTGGCTGCCAAATTAGCCTCATCATTGATCTCACAAGGAAAAACAAAGATTAACCCTGAACAGTTGAAgcaaattattcaagtttacTCACTAATCGAGCAGAAAAAACATCAAGAACCTTCTTCAAGCACAACGAACGCTGGTATTAACTCATCAAGTATTACATTTAGTAGCAATACTAGCGAACGCCAACAATTGTTGAACTTAAATCCTTCAGAACAAAATCGAGAACAAGCTTATTACTTCAATTCTGCCACACAAAATCGTGGATCTTATAACCCGAATGCTGACACACAGAATCGAGATTCGTTTAATTCAAATCCTGTAGCACAAAATCGCGAATCTTATAATTCAAGTTCTGCAGTACCAACTCGGAATCAGTTTAATGCAAGTTCCGCCCAACAAAATCCCAAATCAAAACTTCCGGCTCAAAATCAACCATTTTATAACTCTAATTCTAACCATGATCGTCAAACATttacaaatcaaaatcaattcaTGAATTCTAACATGACAAGCGATATGCAAAACATGCAAACTAGTTCGAATTACTTCTCTGCAAATATGGCtcaaacaaataatacaattttcaataaaaacacatatgGTGGAAACGCTATGGAATACAATAACAGCGATTTGCCGGATCAACAGTATAACCAATTCAATGACAGTGgacaatttaataacaataggAATCCCTCATCTATGTACGCAAATAGGACATATCCTTTTGGCTCGTCAAATAACAACACCGGAGACAGACGCAACTGGATGTAA
- the LOC117575488 gene encoding plasminogen activator inhibitor 1 RNA-binding protein, protein MDNSGNNRYELLFMDDDGAAPVLPPKVPEVVAGKKKSDDRPARQNINKTEKENKSSVLNKNNAQSKVANNAGPKATGKPAAPNAAVKETRPRQNTRNNHATENNSHSHGPDYNNELPRRQNRDRDIRGPPSRFRNNEKFGKREFDRQSGSDKTGVKPVDKREGGGAHNWGSAKQDIEDQKTGADPAPTTDKDDSGNEQTVGADLANNVEEDESKQMTLDEWKALKDQRAKPNYNLRKAGEGGVENAEWKKMIVLGKKKGGIETEDEFEYDPSMYPQRVGRLQRIVDIQFNFNDGRKTGFRKGGPRGPPRGGPRPEGVASNGFDNNKFASYEKRRSGSKPLKVDDENQFPTLS, encoded by the exons aTGGATAATTCGGGCAACAATCGTTACGAACTCTTATTTATGGATGATGATGGCGCTGCACCAGTTCTTCCACCGAAAGTTCCCGAAGTTGTAGCCGGCAAAAAAAAGTCTGATGATCGCCCTGCACGTCAAAACATCAATAAAACCGAAAAGGAAAATAAGTCTAGcgtattgaataaaaataatgctcAATCAAAGGTTGCCAATAATGCTGGTCCAAAGGCTACCGGCAAACCCGCTGCACCAAACGCTGCAGTGAAGGAAACTCGTCCAAGGCAGAATACGCGCAATAATCATGCAACAGAGAACAACAGCCATTCGCATGGACCCGATTACAACAACGAGTTGCCGAGACGTCAGAACAGAGATCGTGATATTCGCGGGCCGCCATCGCGTTTCCGCAACAACGAGAAGTTTGGCAAGAGGGAATTTGACCGTCAATCTGGATCCGATAAAACTg GAGTCAAGCCTGTCGATAAACGCGAGGGCGGTGGTGCTCACAACTGGGGATCTGCCAAGCAGGACATTGAAGACCAAAAAACAGGTGCTGATCCCGCTCCCACTACAGATAAAGACGATTCTGGCAATGAACAAACTGTCGGCGCCGATCTGGCCAACAATGTGGAGGAGGACGAGTCCAAGCAAATGACTCTGGATGAGTGGAAAGCTCTGAAGGATCAGCGTGCCAAGCCAAATTACAATCTGCGTAAGGCCGGCGAAGGAGGGGTTGAGAATGCCGAATGGAAAAAGATGATTGTTCTGGGCAAGAAGAAGGGAGGAATCGAAACTGAAGATGAATTCGAATACGATCCCTCGATGTATCCGCAACGTGTGGGACGTCTTCAGCGCATTGTTGATATCCAGTTCAATTTCAATGATGGTCGCAAAACTGGATTCCGTAAGGGAGGACCTCGTGGTCCACCGCGTGGTGGTCCTCGCCCGGAGGGTGTTGCTAGCAATGGtttcgacaacaacaaattcgcATCCTATGAAAAGCGTCGTTCGGGCTCCAAGCCATTGAAGGTCGACGATGAGAATCAATTTCCCACTCTTTCCTAA
- the LOC117575487 gene encoding molybdopterin synthase catalytic subunit — MDYIKLVNDKINVQQVHNLIVDDGCGACSMFVGTTRDTFEGKKVTSLEYEAYENMALKEMSKICTELRTRWPNLKHIAIYHRLGSVPVREESVVIATSAPHRAAALESVSFAIDELKSRVPIWKKEIYEEDPVGEWKENKECQWPQRSPLTLKAFDFSSCPIEDQSLTSDNKLVQIRVNDADLNRRVECFLKRKRDEINLYNINDFKKHSTDNESNCKNNEDDFTEETSCARTQSFLVKQHQSKGHLKVRRANNNSGPQMRPNYSQELNKLMASQETPNNPTDNNSLPSIRLRNIETYMGFNSDDNGNILNRIKKLENRILLLESSSPEYKYLVQLPKDEQSTSLRKEKKKIYMPDRLNCFIEKIKSEIEQ; from the exons ATGGACTACATAAAATTAGTAAACGACAAAATCAACGTTCAACAAGTGCACAATTTAATAGTCGACGATGGTTGTGGAGCCTGTTCGATGTTTGTGGGCACAACACGTGACACATTCGAGGGCAAAAAA GTGACATCATTGGAATATGAAGCGTACGAAAACATGGCACTTAAGGAAATGAGTAAAATCTGCACTGAGCTGCGAACTCGTTGGCCTAATCTTAAGCACATTGCCATTTATCATCGACTGGGATCAGTTCCAGTTAGAGAGGAAAGCGTGGTAATTGCTACTTCAGCACCCCACCGCGCCGCTGCCCTCGAATCCGTTAGCTTTGCTATCGATGAGCTAAAGTCACGAGTTCCCATTTGGAAAAAGGAAATTTATGAGGAGGATCCAGTCGGGGAGTGGAAAGAAAATAAGGAGTGCCAATGGCCTC aaCGTTCACCTTTAACTTTGAAGGCTTTCGATTTCTCTTCTTGCCCTATTGAGGATCAGTCTCTGACCTCTGATAATAAATTGGTGCAAATCAGAGTCAATGACGCCGACTTGAATAGACGTGTTGAGTGTTTCTTGAAACGAAAACGCGATGAAATCAATCtgtataatataaatgatTTCAAGAAACATTCCACCGATAATGAGTcgaattgcaaaaataatgaagacGATTTTACTGAGGAAACATCGTGTGCTCGAACCCAGAGTTTTCTTGTGAAGCAACATCAATCAAAAGGCCATCTAAAAG TTAGGAGAGCCAATAATAATTCTGGACCACAGATGCGACCAAACTATTCACAAGAACTCAATAAACTCATGGCATCGCAAGAAACTCCGAACAATCCGACTGATAACAATTCATTACCAAGCATTCGTCTAAGGAACATTGAGACTTATATGGGATTTAATTCGGATGATAATGGCAATATTCTGAATCGTATTAAGAAATTAGAAAATCGAATCTTATTGCTGGAATCCAGTTCTCCAGAGTACAAATATCTA GTGCAGTTACCAAAAGATGAGCAAAGTACAAGTCTTCGAaaggagaaaaagaaaatttatatgcCGGATAGGTTAAACTGTTTCATTGAAAAgattaaaagtgaaattgaacAATGA
- the LOC117575489 gene encoding molybdopterin synthase sulfur carrier subunit — translation MMSVENSETININVLFFAKSRELAKTSRAVFAVESVVKTGQLLKQLIDRFDLSAISNCIILAHNENYLENLDEEIRLQQGDEIAVIPPISGG, via the coding sequence ATGATGAGCGTAGAAAACTCGGAAACTATTAATATTAACGTTCTATTTTTTGCGAAAAGTCGAGAGCTTGCAAAAACATCTCGTGCAGTATTTGCAGTCGAATCTGTAGTTAAAACAGGTCAATTGCTTAAACAACTAATTGATCGCTTCGACTTGAGCGCAATTAGTAACTGTATTATATTAGCTCATAACGAGAATTACCTTGAAAACTTAGACGAAGAGATTCGGCTACAACAGGGTGACGAAATTGCTGTGATTCCTCCCATAAGCGGCGGTTAA
- the LOC117575484 gene encoding ribosome quality control complex subunit NEMF homolog, whose protein sequence is MKTRFNSYDIISGVAELQRLVGYRVNQIYDIDNKTYLFRLHGGSSTEKVTLLLESGTRFHTTGFEWPKNVAPSGFSMKLRKHLKNKRLEQISQLGGDRIIDFQFGTADAAYHVLLELYDRGNVILTDYEQTILYILRPHTEGESVRFAVREKYPINRAKKESTELSEEAIRNIIASSKPGEHLRRVLMPILDCGPVVIEHILLEQGLQNHAVNVSAEDVMEKEKEQTEEESSRTQKSKKKNKNRNQQVNTVAVKSFDVEADLPNLMKAIKSAYDIIELAKNKNCKGFIIQVKEEKPTEGDKVEHFYRNVEFHPYLFTQYKDQPFTEFPTFMEAVDEFFSTQESQKIDMKTLQQEREALKKLSNVKKDHSKRLEELNKVQDLDKRKAELITCNQSLVDKAILAIQSAIASQLSWPDIQELVKEAQANGDVVASTIKQLKLEINHISLLLSDPYGASDSENEDDKEESIVIDVDLALSAWANARRYYDLKRSAAQKEKKTIDASQKALKSAERKTQQTLKEVRTISNIAKARKVFWFEKFYWFVSSENYLVIGGRDAQQNELIVKRYMRPKDIYVHADIQGASSVIIRNTTGGDIPPKTLLEAGTMAISYSVAWDAKVVTNAYWVNSDQVSKTAPTGEYLGTGSFMIRGKKNFLPSCHLIMGLSLLFKLEDSFIERHQGERKIRSTDDDIDEQGVQETEVTYPILDDISEANDVSEGATNGFPNTEVKVEHDTGRITVKSQLSTDNQETPVVEKMPEKLVEDEEIAIIEAGPSRKKTQVLNKKKNKEKGRNDKTEVEKTQANSGEAEPNASNKLKRGQKGKLKKMKLKYKDQDEEERKIRMMILSSSGKDKLPANDEKEDEKAIALKKGPNVDKTGESVPKNQIDIDENDDTPIGVDADLLDSLTGQPLEDDELLFAIPVVAPYQALQQYKFKVKLTPGTGKRGKAAKVAINMFSKDKACNNREKDLLKSIKEEALARNIPGKVKISAPQLQKFRK, encoded by the exons ATGAAAACACGCTTCAATTCATACGATATCATATCTGGCGTTGCCGAGTTGCAGag GTTGGTCGGCTATCGCGTTAATCAGATCTATGATATCGATAACAAGACGTACCTATTCCGTCTTCATGGCGGGTCATCAACAGAGAAGGTCACATTGTTACTCGAGTCGGGAACGCGTTTCCACACAACAGGATTTGAATGGCCAAAAAATGTGGCCCCCTCTGGTTTCAGCATGAAGTTAAggaaacatttgaaaaataagCGCCTTGAGCAAATTAGCCAACTTGGCGGCGACCgaataattgattttcaatttggcaCTGCTGACGCTGCCTATCATGTACTTCTAGAGCTCTATGATCGCGGCAATGTTATCCTGACTGATTATGAGCAAAccatattatacattttacgGCCACACACTGAAGGCGAGAGCGTGCGATTTGCTGTTCGTGAGAAATATCCCATTAACAGGGCCAAAAAGGAAAGCACAGAGTTGTCCGAAGAAGCAATTCGCAACATAATTGCATCTTCAAAGCCTGGCGAGCATTTGAGACGAGTCTTAATGCCAATCTTGGACTGCGGTCCAGTTGTTATTGAGCATATTTTACTTGAGCAAGGATTGCAAAATCACGCCGTAAATGTTTCCGCCGAAGATGTcatggaaaaagaaaaagaacagACTGAAGAGGAATCCTCAAGGACTCAAAAATccaagaagaaaaacaagaacCGGAATCAACAAGTGAACACCGTTGCTGTTAAATCTTTTGATGTGGAAGCGGACTTACCTAACTTAATGAAAGCCATCAAg tCTGCTTATGATATCATTGAATTGGCAAAAAATAAGAACTGCAAAGGTTTTATAATTCAAGTTAAGGAAGAGAAACCCACGGAGGGGGATAAGGTTGAGCATTTCTATAGAAATGTGGAGTTTCATCCATATCTCTTCACTCAGTACAAGGATCAGCCATTTACCGAGTTCCCAACTTTTATGGAAGCAGTTGATGAATTCTTCTCAACGCAAGAGTCACAAAAGATCGATATGAAAACATTGCAACAGGAACGAGAAGCTCTTAAAAAACTATCCAACGTGAAGAAAGATCACTCAAAACGGTTGGAAGAACTCAATAAAGTTCAAGATTTGGATAAGAGGAAAGCGGAATTGATAACTTGCAATCAGAGTTTGGTAGATAAAGCCATCTTGGCAATTCAATCGGCCATTGCCAGTCAATTGTCTTGGCCAGATATTCAGGAGCTGGTCAAAGAAGCCCAAGCAAATGGAGATGTTGTAGCCAGTACgataaaacaattaaagttGGAGATCAATCACATTTCGCTATTGCTGAGTGATCCATACGGTGCAAGTGATAGTGAAAATGAAGATGATAAAGAGGAATCGATTGTTATTGATGTAGATTTGGCTTTGTCTGCTTGGGCTAATGCCCGACGATATTACGATCTGAAACGTTCAGCAgctcaaaaagaaaagaagaccATCGACGCATCGCAGAAAGCTCTGAAGTCAGCGGAACGTAAAACACAGCAAACTCTTAAGGAAGTGCGCacaatatcaaatatagcgaAAGCTCGAAAAGTTTTCTGGTTTGAGAAATTCTATTGGTTTGTTAGTTCTGAAAACTATTTAGTTATTGGAGGAAGAGACGCGCAACAGAATGAATTGATTGTAAAAAG ATATATGCGACCGAAAGATATATATGTCCATGCCGATATTCAGGGAGCTTCGAGTGTTATAATTCGCAATACAACTGGAGGAGATATTCCACCCAAAACACTACTTGAAGCTGGCACAATGGCAATCTCGTACAGTGTTGCATGGGATGCAAAGGTGGTTACGAATGCATATTGGGTCAATAGCGACCAAGTGAGTAAAACTGCCCCCACAGGAGAGTATTTGGGTACTGGTAGCTTTATGATTCGTGGAAAGAAAAACTTCTTACCCTCTTGCCATCTGATAATGGGCTTAAGTTTGCTTTTTAAACTGGAAGATAGCTTCATAGAACGTCATCAAGGGGAGCGAAAAATCAGAAGCACAGATGATGACATTGATGAGCAGGGCGTACAGGAAACGGAAGTAACATACCCCATACTTGATGATATTAGCGAAGCCAATGATGTTAGTGAAGGTGCCACAAATGGCTTTCCTAATACTGAAGTTAAGGTGGAACACGATACTGGCCGAATTACCGTAAAATCACAGTTGTCTACTGATAACCAAGAAACTCCAGTTGTTGAAAAGATGCCTGAAAAATTGGTGGAAGATGAAGAAATTGCCATTATTGAGGCTGGACCTTCTCGGAAGAAGACTCAAGTTttaaataagaagaaaaataaagaaaagggACGCAATGACAAAACTGAGGTTGAGAAAACTCAAGCCAACTCAGGTGAAGCAGAACCCAATGCttccaataaattaaaacgcGGCCAAAAgggtaaattaaaaaagatgaaattgaaatataaggATCAGGATGAAGAGGAGCGTAAAATTCGAATGATGATACTCAGTTCATCTGGAAAAGACAAATTACCAGCAAATGATGAAAAAGAAGATGAAAAAGCAATTGCATTGAAAAAAGGACCTAACGTCGATAAAACTGGAGAATCCGTCCCTAAAAATCAAATCGATATTGATGAAAACGATGATACCCCCATTGGCGTTGATGCTGATTTGTTAGACTCTCTTACAGGTCAACCACTTGAGGATGATGAGTTGCTATTTGCCATTCCAGTAGTAGCTCCGTACCAAGCCTTGCAGCAATACAA ATTCAAAGTAAAGTTGACACCTGGCACAGGAAAACGTGGTAAAGCAGCTAAAGTGGCAATTAATATGTTCTCCAAGGACAAAGCCTGTAACAATAGGGAGAAGGACTTATTGAAGAGTATAAAAGAAGAAGCACTAGCTAGAAATATCCCTGGAAAGGTTAAGATTTCAGCACCACAATTACAAAAGTTTAGaaagtaa
- the LOC117575577 gene encoding uncharacterized protein LOC117575577, with amino-acid sequence METNQYYCRGGMQPTSSPSPISQTPTNKMSYGNNAGQDYLACGTNQPETGFTPRDMTPLNGGGSVGSGNKAFVGNHNAAGSPYVYPNCNNSAQCASNTNNAGNYINIMTVPLGTLQYNRKKTTTQDYQSRLYYNTTDVKCRDDYYLGKRINNDSPGPSQQQQQQQLQQQQLQQQQLQQQQQQQQQFQQQQQQFQQQQQQLQQQHQQLQQQQQHQLQHINHNHQLQHAQQSTACSPSSVLETLDDGSECPMYSNAAAAVGRVVAATQTHLNNANVVTCEQTPVSLVPVNVPVPPVMYTVHRVVTTAQIQTAVGSTFASSASVSSVVSAAGRNDNDNCMTSSQVTSAMSMSANDPQCHSGSLHISEISGNIMNNANALGPLTGVRSPSGALTNLLPVQQNCSSNANSSEAQQNPAISKRVLGGNPPSSSSSTTYSSAGKPNSLVARTLQNVIPTCVYLMSRVAVHMEIEGTAQCPSQVMLAAALGCEELGISNKLLAQSIFGLWMTSGLLEMQLKAHHCPYIVRVAWSSLLEKFSSSNPIERKYDEPMIVLKRNVFFSKRDEEKIKDHRIVELLYEEAKHYVLTGRYIMEPVHSLMLGGIQARIELGPYNSHTHTVGFFRENQSRFLPKHVAKSSNWLWLPISQKNSAEIKLLEQFKRVPQTATTRKLMRKYLEFCWALPFYGAAFFHGQMEQPVRGIMSLVNHKDMEVLIAVNERGVFIIDCYEHTLLLGLRYEDMSWDYAKPSASDDPECLTCIFLQFDAVENGIQISKLVQVFSKQAAMIDALILHFTEQIRKRKQEGNSAEHFHDEPNPIQNNGNGVLCNKLSRLTLASFDEEGRCIGQMGSLSISY; translated from the exons ATGGAGACGAACCAATATTACTGCCGAGGTGGAATGCAACCGACTTCATCGCCATCGCCCATTTCCCAAACCCCTACAAACAAGATGAGCTATGGAAATAATGCTGGCCAGGATTACTTGGCCTGTGGCACAAATCAACCAGAAACGGGTTTCACTCCAAGGGATATGACACCACTGAATGGAGGCGGCAGCGTCGGGAGTGGCAACAAGGCTTTTGTTGGCAACCACAATGCTGCAGGAAGTCCATATGTTTATCCCAACTGCAATAACAGTGCTCAATGTGCAAGCAATACGAATAATGCTGGAAATTATATCAACATAATGACTGTTCCATTGGGAACATTGCAGTATAATCGAAAGAAGACAACAACCCAAGACTACCA ATCACGCCTATATTATAATACAACGGATGTCAAGTGTCGGGACGATTATTATTTGGGGAAGCGCATCAACAATGACAGCCCAGGCCCatcgcaacagcagcagcaacaacaacttcagcagcaacaacttcagcagcaacaacttcagcagcaacaacagcagcagcaacagtttcaacaacagcagcaacaatttcagcaacagcagcaacagcttcaacagcagcatcaacaacttcaacagcagcagcaacaccagtTGCAACACATCAATCATAACCATCAGTTGCAACACGCTCAGCAATCAACCGCCTGTAGCCCCAGCTCAGTGCTGGAGACACTCGACGATGGCTCCGAGTGTCCCATGTATTCGAATGCGGCTGCAGCAGTTGGTCGCGTGGTGGCCGCCACTCAAACGCATCTCAACAATGCGAACGTGGTGACCTGTGAGCAAACGCCAGTGTCGCTCGTTCCCGTCAATGTGCCTGTTCCACCTGTGATGTACACGGTGCATCGTGTGGTGACCACCGCTCAGATTCAGACAGCGGTCGGCAGCACCTTTGCCTCGTCGGCCAGTGTGTCGAGTGTCGTGAGTGCCGCCGGCCGCAATGATAACGATAACTGCATGACCTCGTCACAAGTCACATCGGCCATGTCGATGTCAGCCAACGATCCGCAGTGTCACAGTGGGAGTCTTCATATATCAGAAATCAGCGGAAATATCATGAACAATGCCAATGCACTTGGCCCACTGACTGGAGTGCGAAGTCCTTCCG gTGCTTTGACAAATCTGTTGCCAGTTCAGCagaactgcagcagcaatgccAACAGCAGCGAGGCTCAACAGAATCCTGCGATATCGAAACGAGTGCTTGGCGGCAAcccaccatcatcatcatcatccaccACATACTCAAGTGCCGGCAAACCCAACTCTCTGGTAGCTCGCACTCTGCAGAAT GTAATTCCAAcatgcgtatacttaatgtcgCGAGTGGCCGTGCACATGGAGATCGAGGGCACGGCTCAATGTCCCTCGCAAGTAATGCTTGCCGCTGCCTTGGGCTGCGAGGAGCTGGGCATCTCAAACAAGTTGCTGGCGCAAAGCATCTTCGGCTTGTGGATGACCAGTGGCTTGCTGGAGATGCAGCTGAAGGCCCATCACTGCCCCTATATTGTGCGTGTGGCGTGGTCGAGTCTGTTGGAGAAGTTTAGCAGTAGCAATCCAATCGAACGCAAGTATGACGAGCCCATGATTGTTCTCAAGCGCAATGTGTTCTTCTCCAAGCGCGACGAGGAGAAAATCAA GGATCATCGAATTGTGGAGCTGCTTTACGAGGAGGCAAAGCATTATGTGTTGACCGGCAGATATATTATGGAACCTGTGCATTCGCTTATGCTGGGCGGCATTCAAGCTAGAATTGAACTTGGACCCTACAATTCCCATACGCATACTGTGGGATTCTTCAG AGAGAACCAGTCACGATTTCTGCCAAAACATGTGGCGAAGAGCTCCAATTGGCTGTGGTTGCCCATTAGCCAGAAGAATTCAGCAGAAATTAAGCTTCTGGAGCAGTTCAAGCGAGTGCCGCAAACAGCCACAACTCGGAAACTAATGCGAAAGTACTTGGAATTCTGCTGGGCGCTGCCATTCTATGG cGCTGCGTTCTTTCATGGACAAATGGAACAACCTGTTAGGGGAATTATGTCGTTGGTTAACCATAAGGATATGGAGGTCTTGATTGCGGTGAACGAGAGAGGAGTTTTTATAATAGACTGCTATGAACAC ACACTTTTATTGGGACTCCGATATGAAGATATGTCATGGGACTATGCAAAGCCAAGTGCTAGTGATGATCCCGAGTGTCTTACATGCATATTCCTGCAG TTTGATGCTGTGGAAAATGGAATACAAATATCGAAACTAGTACAAGTTTTCTCCAAGCAAGCGGCTATGATTGATGCGCTTATATTGCATTTCACGGAACAGATTCGAAAACGGAAACAGGAAGGAAATTCAGCAGAGCACTTTCACGACG AACCAAATCCTATTCAAAATAATGGCAATGGAGTATTATGCAATAAGCTGTCGCGTTTGACATTAGCCAGCTTTGACGAAGAAGGCCGCTGTATTGGGCAAATGGGATCATTATCTATAAGCTATTAa